The following nucleotide sequence is from bacterium BMS3Abin08.
CCTTGTCCCACTTCTTGTACCAGCTTAGATGCTTCTCCGCCATCTCCCCCCAAAAACCCTCCGGGTCTTCTACGGACCGGCGGTATATCTCCTCGTATTCCCCCATGCTCTTGATGTACGCCTTCTTGGAAAATCCCTCCGGCGGCGGAAACGTCCGCTCCTCTTCCATTAATACCGATATCCCCTTCTCTGCCATCTTTACCTCCTTCTTGGAATAAAGGTTCTCATTTCAAGTGTGTAGACTTCACTGAATTCGGAATATTATAAACTAAAACCTGTTTTTAAAGGTATTTAACACCATTTGAAGTCACGGCACTCACAGGCCCTGACTTTCCGACAGAGATTCCGTCGGCCCATGAAAAGGACAGGTGGGTGATGGCTTTGAGCGGTTTTCAGGCAATCGTTATGCTTCACCGGGATTGTTTGCTCCGGAGTCCAGACTTGATGTCGGGACGGGAATGAGACTAAAGGCCATTACAATGCACCTTGCCGAAACGCCTCTTATATGCAATCAATTTCGGCAACTTCAAGATACTCCTGTCCACTGATATCCCCTTCGGAAGCAGAATACTATAATTACAGGGACATCATTGCCCGGGTAAACACCATTGCCATCAAGAAGGACGAAAGGAAACAGAAGAAGTACTCAAACGATTCCTGAAATAACGGGAAACCGGCATACTACCTGAGGATCTCGTTGGCTCTTCTTTTCAGTTCTTCAGCCTTGGCTTCGTCTATCGTGAGCTTCACCAGTTTTACTGCACTTTTCAACACATCTCTCAGGCCATCGGGATCATCAGGGGCATCCCTCAGTTTATTGACAACCCTCTGCCCCTCCTCCCTGTGTTTTCTATTCTATTATTATCTATCGCCTTCTTCAGGGTTCTTCTACCCAACCTCCTGAAGAGCCATTTACTATTTATTTTTCATTTACAATATCATCGACCCAGCTTATTGCGGCGGATACGGTAGGAAAGCCGATGGTACTCGTAAGGAGAATAATTGCGTGGTATATCTCCTCAGGTGAAGCGCCTGCGTCAAGCGCCCTTCTCGTGTGGCTATGGACCGATCCCTCGGACCTTATTGCAGCAGCAGCAGCGAGCTGGATTAAGTGAGTGGTCTTTTCATCAAGAGGACCCTGCGCTCTGGAAACCCTTCCGAGGTTGCCGACTGCTTCAAAGAAATCCTTATAACGATCCCTGATACCCGCGTACTGTCCTGGAAGCCCCTCTTCAGACATACCAACCTCCTTTAAATTTTAGTGATATATTAATATATATCCTTAAAATTATCAACCGGCCGGACTACATCCCTGGTTCATTAATAAAGGCCCCTGTCTCTGCCGTCATCAACAACAAACCACGGGTTGTGCAGGTCTTCCTTGTTGTATGTCAACGGGGTCTTCATGTCTATTTTGAGCACCCTTCCCCCGGCGTTCTCAACGATTGCCTGTCCGGCAGCAGTATCCCACTCCATCGTGGGACCATGGCGCGGATAAATATCAGCGAGGCCCTCCGCCACAAAACAGAACTTCAGGGAACTGCCGGCTGAAATAAACTCCACCTCATCAAATCTGTTTCTTGCCAAGTCTACAAAATTCAGTAGTCTCTCGTTTTTATGTGATCGGCTGCCTGCAACGATTAGCTGACCGGGCAACATACCCGCCCGCCCCTTTTTTCCATTCAGGTCGAGCTTCTCGAGTGTTCCGAAATCCGGATGACCCCTCTTTGCATCCAGGAACCTCTTCATGGCATCTCCCCCCCCCTTATATGAACCAATCCCCTCGGCGCCAAAATAGCACACATCCTTAACCGGCACAAAAATCACTCCGAGGACAGGCCTGCTTCCTTCAATCAGGGCAATGTTTACCGTAAACTCGCCATTCCTTTTGATAAACTCCTTTGTCCCGTCAAGGGGATCAACGAGCCAGAAATACCCCCACTGAGCCCTCTCATGATATGGGATATCCCTGCCCTCTTCACTTAAAAAACCTATATCTTCAGCACCCCGGAAAACTGCATCCTTCAGTGAATCCATGATTACCCGGTGGGCATCCTTGTCGGCAAGTGTAAGCGGGGAGTTATCCGCCTTACGTTCCACGTCAATCTCCCCTTCGTAGACCCTTAAGATAACCTCGCTTGCCTTAAACGAAGCCTCAAGGGCAGCCACCAGAAACGGAAAGAGGTCCATGTTTTTCATCAGCTACGCATGCCTTACCGTGCCTGCTGTTTCTGCCTGAAATCTTCAATCGCCTTTTTCAGTGCGTCGGCGCCGAGGTTGGAACAGTGCATCTTCTGTGGGGGGAGTCCTCCCAGTTTGTCTGCAACATCCTCTTTTGATATCTTTTCCGCTTCATCAATAGTCTTCCCCTTTGCCATCTCGGTTATCATGCTGCTTACGGCAATTGCCGCCCCGCAACCGAAGGTCTGGAACTTAACGTCCTCGATCCTGTCATCCTTTACCTTGATAAAGAGCTTCATAACGTCGCCACAGACTGGATTGCCTTCCACCCCGACACCATCGGGATCGGGTATTTCGCCCACATTTCTCGGATTCATGAAATGATCCATTATTTCTTTGGAGTACATGATTCACCTTCCTCCACCGCATCCCACCCTTGTGCAAAGGGTGAGAGTTCTCTTAATCTCCTGATTATTCGAGGAAACTCCTCAAGGGTATAATCAATCTGTTCAACCGTATTTTCCGTCCCGAGACTGAATACTACGGAACCATGGGCAACATGAGAGGGAATACCCATGGAGAGAAGCACAGGAGAAGCCTTGAGGGCCTTTGACGTGCAGGCTGAACCACTGGCAACATAGATACCCAATGATGCAAGCATCAGGAGCATACCCTCGCCTTCTATAAACTCCACACAGAAACTTGCATGCCCCGGAAGTCTGTTCTCGGGATGTCCTGTATGGTGGACATTCTCAATCTTCATGATCCCCTCAACAAGACGGTCCCTCAGTCCCCTTACATGTGCCATCTTCCGCTCAAGCTCTGACATCGTAATCTCAGCAGCCTTTCCCATGCCGACAATAGCGGGGACATTCTCCGTACCTGCACGCCTGCCGCTCTCCTGTATACCACCAAATATAAGAGGGATCACCCTCTGGCCTTCCCTTATGTAAAGGGCGGAGGCGCCCTTTGGTCCGTAGAACTGATGTGCGGAAAAACTCAAAAGGTCGACACCGAGTGCCTTCACATCCACAGGGATATGCCCCACGGATACAACACCATCCGAATGGAAGGAGATATTCCTCTCCTTTGCAATCCCGGCAATCTCCTTGACGGGCTCGATTGTACCCACCTCAGGGCTTGCATGTATGACGGAAATAAGTACGGTCTCATCTGTAATAGCCTTCTTTATTGCATCGGGGTCAATATACCCCTGCTTATCCGGTGTCAAGTAGGTAACGGTAAAGCCTAACTTCTCAAGAAACCTTGCAGAATTCAATATGGAATGATGTTCCATCCTCGTTACAATCACATGCTTGCCTTCATACTGCCTGGCAAGTGCTATGCCCCTTAATGCAAAATTATTCGCCTCGGCACCGCTTGATGTGAATATTATCTCAGAGGGCTTGGCATTAATAAGCGCAGCCACCTGCTGCCTGGCCTTCTCTACAGCCTCCCTTGCATTAATCCCCAGGGGATATATGCTCAAGGGGTTGCCGAATTCCTCCCTGAAGTACGGCATCATCGCCTGAAGCACCTCATCACTCAAGGGATTCGTTGCAACATGATCGAAATAACACTCCATGGCTACCTCGCTTTCCGGATCAAATTTTATTCTGCTCTACTCCTTCTCTTTCTTATCAATACAGTACTGAAAGCACTTCTCATAGTCCTTCGTAGGTATGGGACAGTACTTCCTCGAAGTCGTCTTCTTGATATAAAATTTAAAGTGATCTTCCGCCTCATCAACGCCCAGGAATTCATTGCCGGTTTTTTCACACCACTCGGGCACATCATCGAGGGCGCCGTCATAGTCGGTAAGGAGTTCAAGAACCTGACCGTCACCGAGCTGCCCCATCATCTCATCGAGTTTTAAAAGATGCATGGGACACATCATGTAAACGATATCCGTTGTGACATCAGGCTTTATATCCTGTTCAACAAACTTGATCTTGCTCATGCCGTTACTCCCATTCTGGATCTTGCTATCAAGGTAAAATCATCAAATGATTTACCCCTTAAGAGATCATTCAGTGTCATGGTATCCAGAAAGTCCTCTATCTGTTTCCCAAGGGCCTTCCAGAGGAGATGAGTCACACAGATCTCCACCCTTAAACATCCCTTTTCCGGATTCATGCACGATGTTATCGCAACGGGACCTTCAAGCTCTTTCAATATATCGGATATGGTTATCTCTTCAGGCTTGCGTGTCAGGACATACCCGCCCCCCGGTCCCTTAACACTCCTGATAAGCCCTGCCCTTCTCAGTCTGGCGAGTATCTGTTCAAGGTAGTGGATTGATACCTCCTGCCTCTCTGATATCAGCTTTATATTAACAGGGGCTTCGGGGTAACCTCTTGCTATCTCATACATGGCCCTCACACCGTATTGTCCCTTTGTTGATAACCTGAGCATGATCAATTATATAATACTTAACCGTTGTTGTCAAGTTTTATTTTACATACCGGCTCCGCAGCAGAAAAAACCCTCCTGCAGGGGAAAAGGAAGGGGAAAAAATGATCTCTTTTAAGTTATAATTTGACATCTTAAAGTTTCACTTGCCTCTTACATCTAACTACTAACTACATAGATCTTTAACCATCTGCCAGGGTAGCTCAGCCGGTAGAGCAGCTGATTCGTAATCAGCAGGTCGGGAGTTCGAATCTCCTCCCTGGCTCCAGATTTTACCCTAATATCTCCCTGACCGCTCTTTAGGCCAAATCAAGAAGAGATGCACTCGTAAAAAGTCCTGATTGTCACACGCTTTTCTGAACCCTGGATCCAGCGATAAGAAGAGGCAGGTTGAGAGGAAGGAAGAGCATGGGATTGATGAATTACTGTCCTGACAGGGGTGTCTACAGTGAAAGAACCTCTTATTTCTGCTCCAGGCACTGTAAGGAGAGGTTTGACAAGAACCCCTTATTATTCAGGGGAATCTCTGATCCCCATGAGATGGATTGCCTTGCTGATGTAGAGATGAGACTAATGGAGTTTACAGGGGAAATAGTGTACTATTAATGGATACCGAATAATGGATACCGAAACAGTGTACACATACCAGTGGCAGGATACTTTTAAGCCTCTCCTAATTTGTGGCAACTGCCAATCAGGTTCATCTGTATCTCTGGACAAACAACATCCTGAGACTGAAAAGAATCAGGATTTGAGAGATGAGAATTCTAAAAGCTGACATCATAAGGCCTGAGGTCAAAAAGGCGGCAGAGAGGCCTACCATATGCACAACAAGGCCATTGTCATGCCGGAGACAATCGATGCCATAATGGCACTTACCGGAATAGAAACGGATTGGGGGGGACCGGTCGGGCATTAATGTTTTCTTTGGCATACCGCCTCATTCCGGTTGATGAAATTATCCTCGACAGCAGTGACTTACATTGTGAACTGGAAATAAAGATAACGCATGGAGGAAATATGGATGATGGATCAATAGCCTATTTTTCAATGGAAATAGCCCTCGATGAAGGGATGCCGACATATGCCGGAGGACTCGGGGTGCTGGCCGGGGATACGATACGCTCTGCAGCCGACCTCGGGATTCCTATGGTTGCCGTCACCATTCTCTACAGAAATGGTTATTTTCGCCAGAGGCTTGAGCAGGACGGCTGGCAGCAGGAGGAACTCGTGGAATGGAGCGTGGAGGATTTTCTTCAGGAGGTCCCTGAGAGAACTGCCGTTATGATAGAGGGACGAACAGTCCACCTGCGTGCCTGGAAGTACGATGTAAAAGGGGTGAGCGGCCATATTATACCTGTCTACCTGCTGGATGCCGACCTCCCGGAAAACTCTGAATGGGACCGGACACTGACCCACTATCTCTACGGAGGAGACCATCACTATCGTCTCTGTCAGGAGGTGATACTCGGAATCGGAGGGGTGAAAATGCTCCGCGCCATGAATTATCACAATATTGACCGATTTCACATGAATGAGGGCCATGCAGCCCTGCTCACACTTGAACTGCTGGATGAGGAGGCGCGCAGGGCAGGAAGAGAGGTTATTTCTCGTAATGATATCGAGGCCGTCAGAAAAAAGTGCGTCTTTACCACACACACACCCGTGCCGGCAGGCCACGATCAGTTCTCTCTCGACCTTGTTGCACAGGTCCTCCAGCGTGATGAGTTTCTGGAGATGAAGGACATCTTCTGCCTGAATCTGGCCAGGCATGTGCTTAAGGAAGGGAAAAAGGTCTCAGAGATGGAGGATGTCCATGCCCTGAATATGACCTATCTTGCACTCAATCTGAGCCACTATGTCAATGGAGTGGCCAAGAGGCACGGCGAGGTCTCCCGCGTGATGTTTAAAGGGTTCAGCATCGATTCCATAACCAACGGCGTCCATGCCGCCACATGGACATCAGCACCCTTTCAGGGGCTCTTTGACCGTTATATCCCGGGCTGGAGGCAGGACAACTTCAGCCTGCGAAAGGCCTTCGGCATACCGAAAACAGAGGTGCTTGAGGCACACATGATGGTAAAAGAGGAACTGATAAACTATGTGAACCAGGAGGCAGGAGCCGGGATGGACAGGGAGATATTCACAGTTGGTTTTGCGCGTCGGGCAACGCCCTACAAGCGCCTGGATCTTTTCTTCACAGACATCGGGCGTCTGAAGGCCATTTCCGAAAAGGTCGGCCGGCTGCAGGTGATCTGCGCTGGCAAGGCACACCCTCAGGATGGAGAAGGCAAGGAACTGATAAAGAGGATCTTCAGGTTCAGGGAACAATTGAAGGACCATATAAGGGTTGTCTATCTCCAGGACTATGACCTGCGGCTGGCAAAAATGATTATAGCCGGTGTTGACCTGTGGCTTAATACTCCTCATCCTCCCATGGAGGCATCAGGCACCAGCGGAATGAAGGCTGCACTGAACGGTGTTCCGAGCCTGAGTGTTCTTGACGGCTGGTGGTTGGAAGGGCATATTGAGAATGTGACAGGCTGGTCAATAGGAGAAAGAAACAGTGAGGGCGAAGAAGGTAATGAAAGGTTGAGGGATGCCGAGATACTCTATAACAAGCTTGAACACACTATTGTCCCGATGTTCTATGAGCATCAGGATCGATATATTGAGGTGATGAGACATGCCATTGCATTCAACGGCTCCTTCTTCAATACCCAGAGGATGATGCAGCAGTATGTGTTGAATGCTTATTTCAGGTAGGAATCACTTTGTTTCGCTGTATTAGTTGTATTGAAGGATAAGGGCTTACTTTATAGGAACCTATTTGAAGATGAACCCGAAAGGTTACATCCATACAGGCCGGATAACCTGTCATGACACACCTGGTCGTAAAATTCCATGTCCAGGCACCGGTCAGCTTTGGGCAGGCATGGATGCGCCACGGCGTCATGCTGAAGAGGATTACCAAAGGGGCATGGTCAGAAGAATAGATTTTCAATGAGAGGCAAATTCAGCCCCTTCTGTGATAAGATATAAACAAGAAAGAGCCCAAGGAAAGGAGAGACTCCATGAATATCTTATTACCCGTGGACGGTTCTGAAGCATCTGTCGGGGCAGCACGGTTTCTGTCAACATTAAACCTCGGTCCGGATGATGAGGTTAACGTCCTCCATGTTATCAGTTTTGTCCCGCTCCTGCATGATATTGAATCTTACAGTGATGTGATTTTCAGAATAAAGCAGGAGATTGCGCCAAAGATTCTCGATGAAATTTCGGACATTCTCAGGGCCACACCTGTCAGGTTAGCCACATCGATAAGAGAAGGAGATGTTACAGGATCTATTATCGATCATGCAATACAAAGCAAGGCCGATTTGATTGTTATGGGGGCAAAGGGACTGACTAAACTCAAGTCCATACTTATCGGCAGCACAACGCACGGGGTTATCTCAAAGTCTCCTGTCACAGTGCTTGCAGTCAGGGAGAGACAGTGGGAAGGGAAGGATAAGCTGAAGATCCTCTTTGCCACAAACGGCTCGGAGTATTCAGACGCTGCAGGGCGGTTCCTTGCGGGCATGCCCTTTAATGACGGCACTGAAATAACCGTTCTTAATGTTGTCAGGTCAGCCGTTCACGACATACCCGAGAGGTTCTTTGTCGAGGTTGATGACAGGATGAAGGGAGAAGTGGCAAAGATGCGGACCACCGAGTTTTCTGCGTCGGAAAAGATTATTGAAAAGTCCGTGGAGTATCTCAAGGACAGGTTTTCCGATATCAAGGGCCTTACAAAGGTTGGAGACCCATCTCTTGAGATAATAGACGCTGCTGAAAAACTTGACATTGATATAGTTGTTGTAGGCTGTCAAGGACGCAAAGGACTGAAAGGCATTATGGGAAGTGTCTCAAAAAATGTAATGAGACATGCCCACTGTTCTTTCCTGATCTGCAAGAGTTGTTAGTCAGGCCCCGGGACGGAGGAGGCGATACTTGATGAAGCTGATTTCTATTGATTATCTTCAATAATCACAGATGCAATGGCCGATCCGCCGTCGTGACTAAGGCTCACGTGGATTATGCCCTTTTTGATGTTACTTTTAAATGCCTGTTTTGTCGCACCGTGAAGGATTACAGCGGGTTTTCCGGTTTTCCCGTCCACAAGTATCTCGATATCCCTTAGTGAAATTGCCTCACCGGTCTGAAATGCCTTTACGAAGGCCTCCTTACCGGCGAATCTAACGGCAAGGGAATTGTAAGGGGCAAACCTGGTGTAACAGTACGATATCTCCGCATCGGTAAAGACCTTCTTCAAAAACCGTTCGCCCCAACGCCCTGTTGCCTGCTCAATCCTCTTTACG
It contains:
- the malP_2 gene encoding maltodextrin phosphorylase; this translates as MFSLAYRLIPVDEIILDSSDLHCELEIKITHGGNMDDGSIAYFSMEIALDEGMPTYAGGLGVLAGDTIRSAADLGIPMVAVTILYRNGYFRQRLEQDGWQQEELVEWSVEDFLQEVPERTAVMIEGRTVHLRAWKYDVKGVSGHIIPVYLLDADLPENSEWDRTLTHYLYGGDHHYRLCQEVILGIGGVKMLRAMNYHNIDRFHMNEGHAALLTLELLDEEARRAGREVISRNDIEAVRKKCVFTTHTPVPAGHDQFSLDLVAQVLQRDEFLEMKDIFCLNLARHVLKEGKKVSEMEDVHALNMTYLALNLSHYVNGVAKRHGEVSRVMFKGFSIDSITNGVHAATWTSAPFQGLFDRYIPGWRQDNFSLRKAFGIPKTEVLEAHMMVKEELINYVNQEAGAGMDREIFTVGFARRATPYKRLDLFFTDIGRLKAISEKVGRLQVICAGKAHPQDGEGKELIKRIFRFREQLKDHIRVVYLQDYDLRLAKMIIAGVDLWLNTPHPPMEASGTSGMKAALNGVPSLSVLDGWWLEGHIENVTGWSIGERNSEGEEGNERLRDAEILYNKLEHTIVPMFYEHQDRYIEVMRHAIAFNGSFFNTQRMMQQYVLNAYFR
- the cysQ gene encoding 3'(2'),5'-bisphosphate nucleotidase CysQ, translating into MKNMDLFPFLVAALEASFKASEVILRVYEGEIDVERKADNSPLTLADKDAHRVIMDSLKDAVFRGAEDIGFLSEEGRDIPYHERAQWGYFWLVDPLDGTKEFIKRNGEFTVNIALIEGSRPVLGVIFVPVKDVCYFGAEGIGSYKGGGDAMKRFLDAKRGHPDFGTLEKLDLNGKKGRAGMLPGQLIVAGSRSHKNERLLNFVDLARNRFDEVEFISAGSSLKFCFVAEGLADIYPRHGPTMEWDTAAGQAIVENAGGRVLKIDMKTPLTYNKEDLHNPWFVVDDGRDRGLY
- a CDS encoding carboxymuconolactone decarboxylase family protein; translation: MSEEGLPGQYAGIRDRYKDFFEAVGNLGRVSRAQGPLDEKTTHLIQLAAAAAIRSEGSVHSHTRRALDAGASPEEIYHAIILLTSTIGFPTVSAAISWVDDIVNEK
- a CDS encoding universal stress protein/MSMEI_3859 translates to MNILLPVDGSEASVGAARFLSTLNLGPDDEVNVLHVISFVPLLHDIESYSDVIFRIKQEIAPKILDEISDILRATPVRLATSIREGDVTGSIIDHAIQSKADLIVMGAKGLTKLKSILIGSTTHGVISKSPVTVLAVRERQWEGKDKLKILFATNGSEYSDAAGRFLAGMPFNDGTEITVLNVVRSAVHDIPERFFVEVDDRMKGEVAKMRTTEFSASEKIIEKSVEYLKDRFSDIKGLTKVGDPSLEIIDAAEKLDIDIVVVGCQGRKGLKGIMGSVSKNVMRHAHCSFLICKSC
- the nifS gene encoding cysteine desulfurase, translated to MECYFDHVATNPLSDEVLQAMMPYFREEFGNPLSIYPLGINAREAVEKARQQVAALINAKPSEIIFTSSGAEANNFALRGIALARQYEGKHVIVTRMEHHSILNSARFLEKLGFTVTYLTPDKQGYIDPDAIKKAITDETVLISVIHASPEVGTIEPVKEIAGIAKERNISFHSDGVVSVGHIPVDVKALGVDLLSFSAHQFYGPKGASALYIREGQRVIPLIFGGIQESGRRAGTENVPAIVGMGKAAEITMSELERKMAHVRGLRDRLVEGIMKIENVHHTGHPENRLPGHASFCVEFIEGEGMLLMLASLGIYVASGSACTSKALKASPVLLSMGIPSHVAHGSVVFSLGTENTVEQIDYTLEEFPRIIRRLRELSPFAQGWDAVEEGESCTPKK
- the acpS gene encoding holo-[acyl-carrier-protein] synthase produces the protein MIHGVGIDIVDVKRIEQATGRWGERFLKKVFTDAEISYCYTRFAPYNSLAVRFAGKEAFVKAFQTGEAISLRDIEILVDGKTGKPAVILHGATKQAFKSNIKKGIIHVSLSHDGGSAIASVIIEDNQ
- the iscR gene encoding HTH-type transcriptional regulator IscR, with the protein product MLRLSTKGQYGVRAMYEIARGYPEAPVNIKLISERQEVSIHYLEQILARLRRAGLIRSVKGPGGGYVLTRKPEEITISDILKELEGPVAITSCMNPEKGCLRVEICVTHLLWKALGKQIEDFLDTMTLNDLLRGKSFDDFTLIARSRMGVTA
- the nifU gene encoding nifU-like protein, with protein sequence MYSKEIMDHFMNPRNVGEIPDPDGVGVEGNPVCGDVMKLFIKVKDDRIEDVKFQTFGCGAAIAVSSMITEMAKGKTIDEAEKISKEDVADKLGGLPPQKMHCSNLGADALKKAIEDFRQKQQAR